AATAGGGCTGTCGCAGAACTTGGCTTAATGTACTCGTTGCCATTTAACTTTGATGCTGCAGTTGATAAGGTGATGAAATCCTCAGGAAGACAAAGTTACTCCCATCAGCAGGGGATACACAAACTGTTGACTGTTGCATCTGATTAGATTATCTGTGAGGAAAGGTCAACTGAGATGGATACGTTTTAAGCGATCTATTTATATGAAAGGTATCTGCTTAAAACCCTCATGgcggtagcttttttttttaatataagatGGTGAGATGCTTGCGTCATACTTTGCAGTGCTGTACCAGAAAGAGACAACTCCCATGGAGACGAATGAGTTGATAAATAAGTCATCAAATTCAAGTGCCGAGAGGAATCTTGGACTAAAAACCACACCAGACCGTGACAATTGTCTGATGAAAGTGTTTGAACAATCGAGACATAATACTGTATTTACACGATATGTTGAATGAAATTTGATCTTGTAGCAAACAGTACAGCACTGATCATTTGCAATATTTTTCATAatacatatttctttctttcaacttcagtaaataaagatgtattttaaCTCTTGATTTTTCGGCAATTCCTGCACAGGGTGGAAACAGGTGTCatttaattgtgttttttgtgcattCGGTTCCAGTTATGGTGCAGCACAACTTGATGCAGGGCCCCTTCAGCGGCAGAGCTACACTTCAGTGCAGCAGCTCCCCACCTACACTACAGCACATCTTGCTGCCCCTACAGGTGATTGTGAAGCATTTCGTTTTGATATTGACTCTTCTCATGTGCTGGAATAGAGGTTAGAAATTCAATGAAACCTAAGAGCACACAATCCACTGTGTGACATCATGCAAGATCACAGCTTGACCTCTGAAATTTTGTGCAAATGTTTGCctattttcgtttgtttgtttttttccaaattctgAATGATTTTGGAGGTTATACTTGGTTGAGCTTTGAGAGTGCAttgttattttcaaaataagtcATTAGCATTGTCCTAATTTCCCCTCATCTTTCTCTTGTTGACTTGCAGGAGCACTTGACACAAACATTAATACTTCGGAGAATTCAATCATGAGCTTCCTTTCAGCCATGGAGACAAGAAGTCCCGGTAGTGTCTCGCTAGTTCCTCCTTTTCGACCACCATCATGGACTGCAGGTGGAAACACATTTTCCCTTCTCAGAACGATGTTGTCATCCGTAATAAACTACGAGAGCAACAAATGTTATATTCGACCACAAATGTAAACGATTGCCTTCAGACTGCTGATACTATGAATGTGTGCTATGCAGGTCCCAACTCATCCAGCACAGAGCTATACCTGACTGGTGCTTTGCCTTCTACCGCCACATTTCCATCTCCAGCTGCTTTGTCAAGCTATCAACACAGCGATCCATATACTTCCAAGAGTTATTCCACCAACTCTTCCATGGCTCTCCAGGATCCAGCCCTCAGCACTTCCACCAATAGTCTGTTGTCTCATCACGACTCCCTCCTGCAAGTCAAACCGAGCCAAACCGTGCTTCCAGCTGCCCTGGCTTTCAGCCTTTCTGGACCTGTTTTGGCCTCAACTCTGCCAGTCCAGTCCTCCACATACCGCTCAGCTCAGGAGTCAGCCCCCCACCTCCTACAACCACAGTTCAGCCTTCTGCCATCAGCCCTTCCTGCTCCTCATAGTGCCTCACAATCCTGTGGGACCACCGTTTTCTCAGGATCCGTCGAGAGAGCGCTTCAGCGAGAATGTAGCGTGATCAAACACCACCAAAGGCCTTCTGCGAGCCACACAGCCTCAGAGCAAATACCAAATGCTGAGGACTCCTTACAGGGCTACTACGGCTCTGGTAGTGAGGGAGGCTTATCCTACCGACACGACCAACCCCGCGAGACCCCGGAATCTTGCAGCCCTTCCACAGAAAAAGATTCATCTCACAGGGTCAATGGTGCCCTGCAACAAAAAGCGGACCCAGACACTCAAAGCTATTCGTGCACCACAGTGCCGACAACGAAAGAGTATTCCTCCAAattagcttctgcagccaatgaGGAGAACCGCAGACTTCCTCAGAACCTAGCATCACAGTCCCCTGAGAGTTTTTCCAACCCTGGGCAAAAGCAGAACTCTGTGATTGGCAACCAACTATCCAGCCTTATGTCCAGCACTCTGTCCCAAACCTATATCACAACGCATACCCAGTCGCAGCCCTCTAATTCTTCATCAGCCAATTTGTCCTCCCTTTACAAAACACCACCTTCCCTATCGAGTCTCTCCGAATCTGGGGCATCTGCGAGTCAGGCTCTTGTTTACTCTTCAAGTGCAGGGCTGAACCAAGGACGGTATGGTGTCCAGGCTCAGGGTTTGTGTCACGGGACTCTCTCGGAGAGCTATCCCTCATCTCTTTCTCAGACTGACCTAAATGTGACTTATACGTCAGGATCACAGGAGCAGGCTTCAGTGACTCAGTCCCAGCACTATGCCACAGTACAACCCATGAATCCCTCTTACCAACCCACCTGTGGACAGAATTTGTCCACCTCTGCACAGGACTACACTCTGATGCAAGGCTCTGTGGGGAATAAAACACTTCCCGTCACCATTTCCCAGCAGGCAGCAGTGCAGACGAAGCAAATTTATGAGACTGTGTCTGCTGCCTACCCGCCAACTACCGAAACTTTGGGTAATGATATCAGCTCATCATTAAAGGACATCAAGCCAACATATGGCAAACCGACATTTGAAGAACTTCCTATCCAGGAGCTACAGGCTCTCCAACAAGCACCCATGGAGGGCTCAGTTGCAAACGGCACCACGGCAGCTCCCGACAATGTCATCTACGTTGTTTCAAAAACGGACGACCTCCACAAAACGCAAAGCGTCATCAGAGACGCTTCGCATTCTCATGACCATCTTACACAGTTGCACACAGCACAAATAAGGATGAGCTCCCTAAGTCAACAGCACAGTCACCTCAGTTGTCTCAATGGACAGGAAAATGCCAATCCAAAAACAACCAACTCCAGTATTATATCTTCACATGTACTTCTTAGCCCGGAACCACTTAAACAGGATCCTGTCCTCATCAAATCATCCGAGGCGCAACAACAAAACCAGCAGGACCACACCCACTTTATCAGTGTCCCGAGTGCTCAGGTTCTCTTGGAGCCGAATCAGATGATTTTTCTTCAGCAGCCCCTTGTGCACAATACCCAGATGTCCTCAAAGTTCATATCAGTGCAGGGTCTTCAATCAGCCCAGGGCTTGGGCCCTCTTAATATCCAGTACCTTCAGATGGATCGAGAACTCCTGTGTCCCAATGTCACCGAaagccaaagtcagctggccGCAGTCGTGTCCGAGCAGAGCTCAGGTTGCTCCGAATCTTCTAAAGACCACTACAGCCAGTCAGGTGTTCACCAGTCAAATGATGCTAAGAACCACTTTGCTCTTAACTCCCTTTGCTTCTCGGATTCCATGTTACTCGCCGACGAGAGAAATATTTTATCAAACGTCGACGATATCCTGGCTGCTACTGTGGCCGCTTGTGGCGTCACCCCGCAAGACTTTGTCAAAGCTACGTCCTCCACAGAAGTTCAAATGTCTGCGATGGCAAGTCCCGTTGATTCCAAGAATCCCTTTCAGACGGTTGGTACAACGCAAATGTCACCGAGTTTCTCGATAGCTCAGCAGAAGATCCTCACAGACACTAACTCTCACACCGTGGCCATGACACTAAATCGTGCACAGATCTCCACGGACCGCCAAGGACAGCCCGTTCACCactgcaacagttctgatctcAACGCAGATGGGGATGGCGAGAGCTCTGAAAACGGCTATCCCTcagcaggacaattttatgaccCCTCAGATTTCCACAGCAGTATCAAAATGGATGCAACGTGTATTAAAACTGAGAACAACACCACAGAGTGCCAAAACATACAAGAGTTACCCAAAAAGGATGTCGACTCGAAGGCTCTAACAAGGCCAGAGGGTTCTGGAGAGGATAATGGCCCACTTAAACCAGCCAAGCGCACTGGGCAGGCAAAAGGGCCTAACTCCAAGGGCGGTGAGCCCAGCCCATCTCCTTCTCAAAGTGTCTATGACGGTTGTCCACAGCAGGAAAGGATCAGGCAGAAGATTCGGGAAGTGGAAGCCAAGCAACCAGAGGTGAAAACTGGTTTCATAGGCTCTTTTTTGGACTTCATCAAATCTGGCCCCAAACAGCAGTACTCCCCAAGTCCTTCAAGAACCGTTAGCCGCTCCAAAAAGCCTGCGACCAAACCACCaccgtttgtttttcctcccaaaATTCAGTGTGTGCCAGCTTCTCTGAGTTCCCAGCCAAGTCAAGTCGTGAGCTCCCAGCAGAGACGCCTGGATGAAGAGCTGCAAAAGAACTTGGAGACATTGCCAACCTTTAGCTCAGATGAAGAAGAGCACACGGGAAGAAACCAGGCACTGAGGAACAGTATCAGCTCGGTGCTCTCTGCTCTTGATGAGCCTTCAGAACGGAAAGCCAAGCCAGGTATAGGAACACTATGCATGTATTTAAATGGAGGCCATTTTAGTTACTTGAAAGTCCTCTGTTCACCATGGCCATACTAAATCTATGGAAAAATATTATACATCAATCAAACATATTATTATGGTATTTGTTGTGAGCATTTGTGGGTTAGATGTTTCGGGGGGTTTTATAGCCGCTCCTCTGAGGTGTAAAATAGTTTTTAGAATCACATAGTGGGCTGgatgctgtgtggagtttgcatgttcttctcttgcctgcgtggtttttctccgggtactccggtttcatcccacattccaaaaacatgcacggtggTTTAATTGAACAAtcgaaattgtccttaggtgtgattgtgagtgcgaatggttgtttgtcttcgtATGTGCTGCGATTGGATGCCAACCAGTTCGaaaacaactgggataggctccggcatacccgcaaccctcgtgaggtaaagcggattggaaaatggacggatggatgtgtGGATTGATGGTGGGCTGGATCAAACATTCCTTCCGCCTTCATGTCCTCACCTAAACTAAAGACGgacttttgaaaaccttcactTCAATGACCAAAGGAATGTCTTATTTAATCTTCCTGCAGATAACCACGACCCCAGTATTGCGCCAAAACCAGTCCCTGTTCCCACAGTGCCACTCAGCATCACAGACAGCCGCTTGCCACTACTAACCACGGCTTCTCGAACGTCAACCACAGACACCACAGTAACGACATCTACGATCAAGCAGGAGCCCACCGCAACACCGCCTGGCCAGCTCGCTGTTCAGTTAGTAAGCGTGGCAATCGAGGGACTGACGGATGAGGAGCTGTCGGACAGTGGAGGGGAAGGAATGTATCGAGAAAGAGACGAGTTTGTTGTGAGGAATGAGGATATTGAGACCTTGAAGGTATACAAATAATTGCAAATGAAGCAGTGTTCCAGAAAGTACATTTGAATGCTACATAAGTGAATGCCCCAATTTCAAGAAATACCGTCTTTGACTTCTCTCAGTCTTTGAATAAATGCTGGATGTATGGTGTGATGTCACCAGGGGACAATGCGTGCAGGAAGTGAGCCTCCCGCCATCTGGAAAGTCCAGAAGGCTTTGCTGCAGAAATTTGTGCCTGAGTTAAGAGAAGGCAAGCGCGTCTTCTCTGCTACCAACAGTGTGAGTTAGCGTGCATTCCTCAAATAAGCGTCACATAAAATAAACACCATTTGTCATTGTCTTAGATTCGTATTTCTTGACCAACTCTATATTGATGACTAAAATGCTaaatcagatttatttatttatttatttattttaaccaggcaatttttttttgataatttCCTCACTTTTTTCCACATGTGTATTGTACTGAATGTCAATTGGGTATAACTGTGTTCATCTTCGACTACACTTCTAGTTGAGTCTAAttcaacatgttttgttttctttgtgtagTATCTTGGATACTTTGGTGATGCTAAAACGATGTACCAAAGGGTCTATGTGAAGTTTCTGGACACTGTTAACAAAAGGGAATATGTTCGAGTGTGCAGTCGGAAGCCACGCTGCAAGCCCATCAACTCACTAAGGTGTGTTGATACTGCCGACTTTGGAGGGTTGAGGTTAGTGTCTGGCTTGTCGGATGCGTGATGTCATCCTTTTTTCTGCTTCGCAGGGGCATTCAAGTGAAGACTTTGCTGGGCTTGACGGCCGGCACCGTCCCGTCGTCTCCAAGCCAAAAGCCTCGTCCCAAATTACTCAAGCCAAGGGCAGAGCCCCCACCCAAGAAGAGGAGAAAATGGAAGGAGGCGTTGTCACCCGTTGCCTCGGGATCATCCGCAGAAGAAGATGGTAAAGAATCATTTTCATTGTTCTCAGATAGGGAGGTTGAATCAGGATAGGACTGAGGTCCAAATTTGTTTCTTGCTTCCTTGTCTTGCTCTTGTAGAGTTAAACCCCCCTGTGGCTTTTGCTTCACGACTTCTCAACACACGAACTATGAAGGAGACTTTCAGGAGCTTTGTGGAGCTACTCATCAGCGTTGCCCTCAACGAAGATGTGATGACAGAACTTGAGCGAACCAGTGGTAAATTACCAAAAGACTCTTTTCAGATCAGTATAGGAACAGAGATGGTTTCCCTCCGGGGGTCTAATATCGCCTGTCCTGTCACGGCCACAGATGAGCTGCTGTTGCCACATCTGAGAAGGATGGAGGGCTTAATCTGTGATAACAGGAAACGTTTGCTTCACAAACTGCACATTGAGCAAGTCCTCAAGGTGGGTTTGTTCGATTGTTGCCATCTGGTGATACAGAGAAGCAGCTCCTCGTCGCTGCCAGGCTGTTTGCAGCAATATGCTGAGGGCAAATCCAAATTTAACTTGCCTGaaaattgtgaaaatacatGCAAAACTATAttgaaaaaatctgtgatatAGTGGTGACGAACGACGAACTGCAATGTAGCAGAATATCTTAATGTGATCACGTCTTCTATGTTTAGACAGCACTGGATAGATTCCCAGAAATTTCGGTGGTCACAGAGCTGAAAAACGATGGGGAAATTCCCACCTTCAAAGTGCGACTTGGTGGGATGGCTTACAACAAGAAGACCATGAAGCCTGACAAGATGTCGAAAGAAGTGTCACAAGTAGGAGacttatatttattttgttactcGAGAATAAAGAGTAAGCGTGAAGGGAGTGtatagtgttgttgttgttgtttttttttgccaaaatatcgtttacaacaacaaaaactgaaatcagTCAAATCTGGTTCATTATATCTGGTCAAATTGTGCTTTTACCAGCGTCCAAAGACAGtcggatgtcattttttttggcaaacATTGAATTTGAACAGATGACTTGCAAAGAAGTTGCTGCATTGGGAGTGTAATGGAGTTATAAAGGTTGGGGAAAACTACCTGTTCCCCCATtgtagggctgttcacacggcacacatttgctccgccgctgcaccgatgtattttgttgcgatatattttgcaccgcagcaaattgtgtggagctcGGTCTACGttccttctgctcgagagtgaccgctcacgaaaacgtaaatcaacgattacttcaatcaacactcagaaaagcaaacactaatgcaccaaacagaaaatcaagagaggaaatcaaaaaataaattaaatggggggtgaaaacacaacaaaggaacaaactacgcaaacaactccgagacagtccagtctcttacaaaaggaaaaatgttaccagccaagtcttgtgtcgttattaaacaaacacatgatgaAAGTCCGACAGAGctcgaaagcaacgcatttttGCCGTACGTTCTCtccacaagcatttgctctggagcaaatttaacccagttgcgttcacacgtgcaaatttacatcggtgctgcttcgcaaacgagcatttgctccggagcaaatttttaaaccacctgcctgaggtggatcaaatttggtccggtgtaagcctttttccagggctacgccggagctaatttgcacgtgtgaacgctctactggggcagccccgaagcaccggaccaaatcttgccgtgtgaacagcccttattTGCGGTGAATACGTTTCAAGCCCTGCTGCAAA
This Hippocampus zosterae strain Florida chromosome 4, ASM2543408v3, whole genome shotgun sequence DNA region includes the following protein-coding sequences:
- the qser1 gene encoding glutamine and serine-rich protein 1 isoform X1, producing MMDRNYPSSSFADALAPAAQPAASWAYGRGSATIKPSSSYGAAQLDAGPLQRQSYTSVQQLPTYTTAHLAAPTGALDTNINTSENSIMSFLSAMETRSPGSVSLVPPFRPPSWTAGPNSSSTELYLTGALPSTATFPSPAALSSYQHSDPYTSKSYSTNSSMALQDPALSTSTNSLLSHHDSLLQVKPSQTVLPAALAFSLSGPVLASTLPVQSSTYRSAQESAPHLLQPQFSLLPSALPAPHSASQSCGTTVFSGSVERALQRECSVIKHHQRPSASHTASEQIPNAEDSLQGYYGSGSEGGLSYRHDQPRETPESCSPSTEKDSSHRVNGALQQKADPDTQSYSCTTVPTTKEYSSKLASAANEENRRLPQNLASQSPESFSNPGQKQNSVIGNQLSSLMSSTLSQTYITTHTQSQPSNSSSANLSSLYKTPPSLSSLSESGASASQALVYSSSAGLNQGRYGVQAQGLCHGTLSESYPSSLSQTDLNVTYTSGSQEQASVTQSQHYATVQPMNPSYQPTCGQNLSTSAQDYTLMQGSVGNKTLPVTISQQAAVQTKQIYETVSAAYPPTTETLGNDISSSLKDIKPTYGKPTFEELPIQELQALQQAPMEGSVANGTTAAPDNVIYVVSKTDDLHKTQSVIRDASHSHDHLTQLHTAQIRMSSLSQQHSHLSCLNGQENANPKTTNSSIISSHVLLSPEPLKQDPVLIKSSEAQQQNQQDHTHFISVPSAQVLLEPNQMIFLQQPLVHNTQMSSKFISVQGLQSAQGLGPLNIQYLQMDRELLCPNVTESQSQLAAVVSEQSSGCSESSKDHYSQSGVHQSNDAKNHFALNSLCFSDSMLLADERNILSNVDDILAATVAACGVTPQDFVKATSSTEVQMSAMASPVDSKNPFQTVGTTQMSPSFSIAQQKILTDTNSHTVAMTLNRAQISTDRQGQPVHHCNSSDLNADGDGESSENGYPSAGQFYDPSDFHSSIKMDATCIKTENNTTECQNIQELPKKDVDSKALTRPEGSGEDNGPLKPAKRTGQAKGPNSKGGEPSPSPSQSVYDGCPQQERIRQKIREVEAKQPEVKTGFIGSFLDFIKSGPKQQYSPSPSRTVSRSKKPATKPPPFVFPPKIQCVPASLSSQPSQVVSSQQRRLDEELQKNLETLPTFSSDEEEHTGRNQALRNSISSVLSALDEPSERKAKPDNHDPSIAPKPVPVPTVPLSITDSRLPLLTTASRTSTTDTTVTTSTIKQEPTATPPGQLAVQLVSVAIEGLTDEELSDSGGEGMYRERDEFVVRNEDIETLKGTMRAGSEPPAIWKVQKALLQKFVPELREGKRVFSATNSYLGYFGDAKTMYQRVYVKFLDTVNKREYVRVCSRKPRCKPINSLRGIQVKTLLGLTAGTVPSSPSQKPRPKLLKPRAEPPPKKRRKWKEALSPVASGSSAEEDELNPPVAFASRLLNTRTMKETFRSFVELLISVALNEDVMTELERTSDELLLPHLRRMEGLICDNRKRLLHKLHIEQVLKTALDRFPEISVVTELKNDGEIPTFKVRLGGMAYNKKTMKPDKMSKEVSQEYTVEQQKTQWFSLYHSLQHYKYHTYLMCKDEIATQRVQAGELGQEETVQKCLRNGAWLEGLFDRFVELINQVQQVCR
- the qser1 gene encoding glutamine and serine-rich protein 1 isoform X2; protein product: MMDRNYPSSSFADALAPAAQPAASWAYGRGSATIKPSSSYGAAQLDAGPLQRQSYTSVQQLPTYTTAHLAAPTGALDTNINTSENSIMSFLSAMETRSPSWTAGPNSSSTELYLTGALPSTATFPSPAALSSYQHSDPYTSKSYSTNSSMALQDPALSTSTNSLLSHHDSLLQVKPSQTVLPAALAFSLSGPVLASTLPVQSSTYRSAQESAPHLLQPQFSLLPSALPAPHSASQSCGTTVFSGSVERALQRECSVIKHHQRPSASHTASEQIPNAEDSLQGYYGSGSEGGLSYRHDQPRETPESCSPSTEKDSSHRVNGALQQKADPDTQSYSCTTVPTTKEYSSKLASAANEENRRLPQNLASQSPESFSNPGQKQNSVIGNQLSSLMSSTLSQTYITTHTQSQPSNSSSANLSSLYKTPPSLSSLSESGASASQALVYSSSAGLNQGRYGVQAQGLCHGTLSESYPSSLSQTDLNVTYTSGSQEQASVTQSQHYATVQPMNPSYQPTCGQNLSTSAQDYTLMQGSVGNKTLPVTISQQAAVQTKQIYETVSAAYPPTTETLGNDISSSLKDIKPTYGKPTFEELPIQELQALQQAPMEGSVANGTTAAPDNVIYVVSKTDDLHKTQSVIRDASHSHDHLTQLHTAQIRMSSLSQQHSHLSCLNGQENANPKTTNSSIISSHVLLSPEPLKQDPVLIKSSEAQQQNQQDHTHFISVPSAQVLLEPNQMIFLQQPLVHNTQMSSKFISVQGLQSAQGLGPLNIQYLQMDRELLCPNVTESQSQLAAVVSEQSSGCSESSKDHYSQSGVHQSNDAKNHFALNSLCFSDSMLLADERNILSNVDDILAATVAACGVTPQDFVKATSSTEVQMSAMASPVDSKNPFQTVGTTQMSPSFSIAQQKILTDTNSHTVAMTLNRAQISTDRQGQPVHHCNSSDLNADGDGESSENGYPSAGQFYDPSDFHSSIKMDATCIKTENNTTECQNIQELPKKDVDSKALTRPEGSGEDNGPLKPAKRTGQAKGPNSKGGEPSPSPSQSVYDGCPQQERIRQKIREVEAKQPEVKTGFIGSFLDFIKSGPKQQYSPSPSRTVSRSKKPATKPPPFVFPPKIQCVPASLSSQPSQVVSSQQRRLDEELQKNLETLPTFSSDEEEHTGRNQALRNSISSVLSALDEPSERKAKPDNHDPSIAPKPVPVPTVPLSITDSRLPLLTTASRTSTTDTTVTTSTIKQEPTATPPGQLAVQLVSVAIEGLTDEELSDSGGEGMYRERDEFVVRNEDIETLKGTMRAGSEPPAIWKVQKALLQKFVPELREGKRVFSATNSYLGYFGDAKTMYQRVYVKFLDTVNKREYVRVCSRKPRCKPINSLRGIQVKTLLGLTAGTVPSSPSQKPRPKLLKPRAEPPPKKRRKWKEALSPVASGSSAEEDELNPPVAFASRLLNTRTMKETFRSFVELLISVALNEDVMTELERTSDELLLPHLRRMEGLICDNRKRLLHKLHIEQVLKTALDRFPEISVVTELKNDGEIPTFKVRLGGMAYNKKTMKPDKMSKEVSQEYTVEQQKTQWFSLYHSLQHYKYHTYLMCKDEIATQRVQAGELGQEETVQKCLRNGAWLEGLFDRFVELINQVQQVCR